The Megachile rotundata isolate GNS110a chromosome 11, iyMegRotu1, whole genome shotgun sequence genome includes a region encoding these proteins:
- the LOC100883123 gene encoding uncharacterized protein LOC100883123 isoform X1 encodes MADNVHRKSHKLSDGSRKTSNPVHRTTTETIRLGEPEKLYQPVSLTTSSNVTANNQCRKKTSSFQITSVSSRMSNDAGEDSNDDLDESHTEDNSVEHSRITDIDIETPSYSEDTFSKEDVFFNTSNAALSTAPVIPTSSQYGLAIVPSEGNNVSNSVNDSNINTLDITSVTDNNIINLLSSNAKQDADLREVHSHGRNERFKVVKIESTEPFKRGRWTCMDYLDHTSVNQPTAISTPKVSDPNEVCISYGVTDSGIVVPDAPKQSVVSEDKGISIDANGQVSTLPDVHTSIGVPSNPASVTSATYAVSNSLPPNAQHNPTQVQTQTKVQAPSQIPQYFQSSAQQLASQQQQQQQGGQGSTLPSNLQPTHPNNLTQSQSMPQGSIPIITQTGNSNVTAPQNIPHSKEDTYVTVSTQNQSLPVQNVCQPSVQQAPVPTSQAPNILVTQQQQPQPQQQQQQPQQQQQQQQQPQQPLQTQKPMTQISEPLTAIQGMQGIQNIHTVPQTGAQQTSSTIHAPGAPVQSQVIPPSQMQPQTSGSNAQVQVAQVSANCQNVVGGIQQGNIAFHQPDPEQDSISGIVAGSATQSANTTLLESLTEVTQGSDEHHTLEDNESMSGTSAVAIDNKIEQAMDLVKSHLMFAVREEVEVLKEKIAELMDRINQLEAENSILKTHATPETLAQLSQSTAKLPQNSSGSGQ; translated from the exons ATGGCAGATAATGTACACAGAAAATCGCATAAACTATCGGATGGTAGTAGGAAAACATCTAATCCAGTTCATCGTACGACCACCGAGACGATTCGGTTAGGAGAGCCAGAGAAACTGTACCAGCCGGTTAGTTTGACCACCTCGAGCAACGTGACGGCTAACAATCAGTGTCGGAAAAAGACATCATCCTTTCAAATTACAAGCGTTAGTAGTCGCATGAGCAACGATGCCGGCGAAGATTCGAACGACGATCTGGATGAATCCCACACGGAAGATAATTCAGTCGAGCACTCGCGTATCACCGACATTGATATCGAAACGCCTAGCTACTCTGAAGATACCTTCTCCAAGGAGGATGTATTCTTTAATACCAGTAATGCTGCACTCAGTACTGCTCCGGTGATTCCTACCAGTTCTCAGTATGGCCTGGCAATTGTACCTTCTGAAGGGAATAATGTCAGCAATTCGGTAAATGACAGCAATATTAATACTTTGGACATTACATCTGTTACTGacaacaatattattaatttactatCGAGTAACGCGAAGCAAGATGCAGATCTACGGGAAGTTCATTCGCATGGTAGAAATGAAAGATTTAAAGTGGTTAAAATTGAAAGTACTGAGCCTTTTAAAAGAGGTAGATGGACTTGTATGGATTACTTGGATCATACATCAGTCAATCAACCAACGGCGATTAGTACACCTAAAGTATCAGATCCGAACGAGGTATGCATATCGTATGGAGTAACAGACAGTGGAATTGTTGTACCTGATGCACCTAAACAGTCAGTTGTATCAGAAGATAAAGGTATAAGTATTGATGCTAACGGACAAGTATCCACGCTTCCAGATGTGCATACTTCAATTGGTGTACCAAGTAACCCTGCATCGGTTACTAGTGCTACTTATGCAGTAAGCAACTCACTTCCTCCTAATGCACAGCATAATCCAACACAAGTTCAAACGCAGACTAAAGTTCAGGCACcttcacaaattccccaatatTTTCAATCGTCTGCTCAACAATTGGCAtcgcaacagcagcaacaacaacaaggaGGACAAGGTTCTACGTTACCATCTAATCTGCAACCAACTCATCCGAACAATTTAACTCAGTCTCAGAGTATGCCACAAGGTTCTATTCCTATTATAACACAGACTGGTAATAGCAATGTGACGGCTCCACAAAATATACCTCATTCGAAAGAAGATACATACGTAACAGTGAGCACACAGAATCAGTCATTGCCAGTTCAAAATGTTTGTCAGCCATCCGTTCAACAAGCACCTGTACCAACATCTCAGGCACCTAATATTCTTGTTACACAACAACAGCAGCCACAGcctcaacaacagcagcagcaacctcagcagcaacaacaacaacaacaacagcctCAGCAGCCATTGCAAACCCAGAAACCAATGACTCAGATTTCAGAGCCATTGACTGCCATACAAGGAATGCAGGGCATCCAGAATattcacacagttcctcaaacAGGTGCACAGCAAACTTCCTCGACTATTCATGCTCCTGGAGCACCGGTACAATCTCAAGTGATACCGCCATCTCAGATGCAACCCCAAACCTCTGGTAGTAATGCTCAAGTGCAAGTGGCACAGGTGTCAGCTAACTGCCAAAATGTTGTAGGCGGTATACAGCAAGGAAATATAGCGTTTCATCAACCAGATCCGGAGCAGGACTCCATTTCAGGCATTGTAGCTGGATCCGCTACTCAATCAGCTAATACAACCCTTTTAGAATCTTTAACAGAAGTTACTCAAGGCAGTGATGAACATCATACCCTCGAAGACAATGAAAG TATGTCAGGGACTAGTGCTGTAgcgattgataataaaattgaGCAGGCCATG GATCTTGTTAAGAGTCATTTGATGTTTGCTGTACGAGAGGAAGTTGAAGTACTCAAGGAGAAAATAGCAGAGCTCATGGATCGTATTAATCAATTAGAAGCTGAAAATTCAATCCTAAAAACACATGCGACTCCAGAAACATTAGCTCAATTGAGCCAATCAACTGCAAAATTACCCCAAAACAGTTCAGGAAGTGGTCAATAG
- the LOC100883123 gene encoding uncharacterized protein LOC100883123 isoform X2: MADNVHRKSHKLSDGSRKTSNPVHRTTTETIRLGEPEKLYQPVSLTTSSNVTANNQCRKKTSSFQITSVSSRMSNDAGEDSNDDLDESHTEDNSVEHSRITDIDIETPSYSEDTFSKEDVFFNTSNAALSTAPVIPTSSQYGLAIVPSEGNNVSNSVNDSNINTLDITSVTDNNIINLLSSNAKQDADLREVHSHGRNERFKVVKIESTEPFKRGRWTCMDYLDHTSVNQPTAISTPKVSDPNEVCISYGVTDSGIVVPDAPKQSVVSEDKGISIDANGQVSTLPDVHTSIGVPSNPASVTSATYAVSNSLPPNAQHNPTQVQTQTKVQAPSQIPQYFQSSAQQLASQQQQQQQGGQGSTLPSNLQPTHPNNLTQSQSMPQGSIPIITQTGNSNVTAPQNIPHSKEDTYVTVSTQNQSLPVQNVCQPSVQQAPVPTSQAPNILVTQQQQPQPQQQQQQPQQQQQQQQQPQQPLQTQKPMTQISEPLTAIQGMQGIQNIHTVPQTGAQQTSSTIHAPGAPVQSQVIPPSQMQPQTSGGIQQGNIAFHQPDPEQDSISGIVAGSATQSANTTLLESLTEVTQGSDEHHTLEDNESMSGTSAVAIDNKIEQAMDLVKSHLMFAVREEVEVLKEKIAELMDRINQLEAENSILKTHATPETLAQLSQSTAKLPQNSSGSGQ; this comes from the exons ATGGCAGATAATGTACACAGAAAATCGCATAAACTATCGGATGGTAGTAGGAAAACATCTAATCCAGTTCATCGTACGACCACCGAGACGATTCGGTTAGGAGAGCCAGAGAAACTGTACCAGCCGGTTAGTTTGACCACCTCGAGCAACGTGACGGCTAACAATCAGTGTCGGAAAAAGACATCATCCTTTCAAATTACAAGCGTTAGTAGTCGCATGAGCAACGATGCCGGCGAAGATTCGAACGACGATCTGGATGAATCCCACACGGAAGATAATTCAGTCGAGCACTCGCGTATCACCGACATTGATATCGAAACGCCTAGCTACTCTGAAGATACCTTCTCCAAGGAGGATGTATTCTTTAATACCAGTAATGCTGCACTCAGTACTGCTCCGGTGATTCCTACCAGTTCTCAGTATGGCCTGGCAATTGTACCTTCTGAAGGGAATAATGTCAGCAATTCGGTAAATGACAGCAATATTAATACTTTGGACATTACATCTGTTACTGacaacaatattattaatttactatCGAGTAACGCGAAGCAAGATGCAGATCTACGGGAAGTTCATTCGCATGGTAGAAATGAAAGATTTAAAGTGGTTAAAATTGAAAGTACTGAGCCTTTTAAAAGAGGTAGATGGACTTGTATGGATTACTTGGATCATACATCAGTCAATCAACCAACGGCGATTAGTACACCTAAAGTATCAGATCCGAACGAGGTATGCATATCGTATGGAGTAACAGACAGTGGAATTGTTGTACCTGATGCACCTAAACAGTCAGTTGTATCAGAAGATAAAGGTATAAGTATTGATGCTAACGGACAAGTATCCACGCTTCCAGATGTGCATACTTCAATTGGTGTACCAAGTAACCCTGCATCGGTTACTAGTGCTACTTATGCAGTAAGCAACTCACTTCCTCCTAATGCACAGCATAATCCAACACAAGTTCAAACGCAGACTAAAGTTCAGGCACcttcacaaattccccaatatTTTCAATCGTCTGCTCAACAATTGGCAtcgcaacagcagcaacaacaacaaggaGGACAAGGTTCTACGTTACCATCTAATCTGCAACCAACTCATCCGAACAATTTAACTCAGTCTCAGAGTATGCCACAAGGTTCTATTCCTATTATAACACAGACTGGTAATAGCAATGTGACGGCTCCACAAAATATACCTCATTCGAAAGAAGATACATACGTAACAGTGAGCACACAGAATCAGTCATTGCCAGTTCAAAATGTTTGTCAGCCATCCGTTCAACAAGCACCTGTACCAACATCTCAGGCACCTAATATTCTTGTTACACAACAACAGCAGCCACAGcctcaacaacagcagcagcaacctcagcagcaacaacaacaacaacaacagcctCAGCAGCCATTGCAAACCCAGAAACCAATGACTCAGATTTCAGAGCCATTGACTGCCATACAAGGAATGCAGGGCATCCAGAATattcacacagttcctcaaacAGGTGCACAGCAAACTTCCTCGACTATTCATGCTCCTGGAGCACCGGTACAATCTCAAGTGATACCGCCATCTCAGATGCAACCCCAAACCTCTG GCGGTATACAGCAAGGAAATATAGCGTTTCATCAACCAGATCCGGAGCAGGACTCCATTTCAGGCATTGTAGCTGGATCCGCTACTCAATCAGCTAATACAACCCTTTTAGAATCTTTAACAGAAGTTACTCAAGGCAGTGATGAACATCATACCCTCGAAGACAATGAAAG TATGTCAGGGACTAGTGCTGTAgcgattgataataaaattgaGCAGGCCATG GATCTTGTTAAGAGTCATTTGATGTTTGCTGTACGAGAGGAAGTTGAAGTACTCAAGGAGAAAATAGCAGAGCTCATGGATCGTATTAATCAATTAGAAGCTGAAAATTCAATCCTAAAAACACATGCGACTCCAGAAACATTAGCTCAATTGAGCCAATCAACTGCAAAATTACCCCAAAACAGTTCAGGAAGTGGTCAATAG